A region from the uncultured Draconibacterium sp. genome encodes:
- a CDS encoding ATP-binding SpoIIE family protein phosphatase — translation MEITRNQILTLQIEHESDVGICRRKSVSLAKQLGFDEVKTGEIAIVVTELVTNVLKHGGRQGKILVCEVKTNDGQKAIEVWCCDSGPGIPDIEKAIKDGFSNKVSLGIGMGSIRRFSDEFEINPNHSPFKNNDALNGLEQYTTCIRTLKWVPAKKWIGSNRALSIGAVSRSKPGEKLNGDCYVVNHIAATNTVAAVIDGLGHGKEAHMASQLAREQIIMKSGQPVNMLLQHMNAGTRGTRGLVASVVSIDTERNKLQFSGIGNIEGFVVTSGEKKNLLSYGGIIGHNMRTPRVFDYDFNPGDYLCMSSDGITSRWRPEDINWNDHPQSIAERLLINYSRDNDDATILIIRYNP, via the coding sequence ATGGAGATAACTCGCAATCAAATACTAACGCTTCAAATTGAACATGAATCAGATGTTGGGATTTGCCGACGAAAGTCGGTAAGCCTTGCCAAACAGCTGGGCTTTGACGAAGTGAAAACCGGGGAAATAGCCATCGTCGTTACCGAACTGGTAACCAACGTATTGAAACATGGCGGCCGGCAAGGTAAAATTCTGGTTTGCGAGGTAAAAACCAACGACGGACAAAAAGCAATTGAAGTGTGGTGTTGCGATTCGGGGCCGGGTATTCCAGACATTGAAAAAGCTATAAAGGATGGTTTTTCAAATAAAGTTTCACTGGGAATCGGCATGGGCTCCATACGTCGTTTTTCGGATGAGTTTGAGATAAACCCAAATCATTCGCCCTTTAAAAACAACGATGCCCTAAATGGCCTTGAACAATACACTACTTGCATTAGAACGCTAAAATGGGTACCGGCCAAAAAGTGGATTGGCAGCAACCGCGCATTAAGCATTGGCGCCGTATCGCGAAGCAAACCGGGCGAGAAACTAAACGGCGATTGTTATGTGGTTAACCATATTGCAGCAACAAATACTGTAGCTGCGGTAATTGATGGGCTCGGACACGGTAAGGAAGCACACATGGCATCTCAGCTGGCACGAGAGCAAATAATAATGAAATCCGGACAACCGGTAAATATGCTGTTGCAACACATGAATGCAGGAACCAGGGGAACCCGTGGTCTTGTAGCATCAGTTGTATCAATTGATACTGAAAGAAACAAACTGCAATTCAGTGGAATTGGCAACATCGAAGGATTTGTTGTAACATCTGGCGAAAAGAAAAACCTGCTTTCGTATGGCGGAATTATAGGACACAACATGCGAACACCACGCGTATTTGATTACGATTTTAATCCGGGTGATTACCTGTGTATGTCCTCCGACGGAATAACATCGCGGTGGCGACCTGAAGATATTAACTGGAATGATCATCCGCAAAGTATTGCCGAGCGTTTACTAATTAATTATTCACGAGACAATGACGACGCTACCATTCTTATCATCCGCTACAACCCATAG
- a CDS encoding STAS domain-containing protein, protein MAETIVFEKAKERIEHIEDVLSSVAAGDLDVRIEAEIEDDLTGVEEAINILIEDLTYELKQSKKMREELEEKLSKIEEQQKTIIRQQDDLLELSSPVTKVWDNILILPVIGTLDSQRAQIMMENLLQKIVDTGCTMSILDITGVPTVDTQVANHLLKTVTSARLLGADCIISGISPAIAQTIVHLGIDLSVIRTKATLQDAMIYAMRKNNLLVDGKIKSENISETEESE, encoded by the coding sequence ATGGCCGAAACAATAGTATTTGAAAAAGCAAAAGAAAGAATTGAGCACATTGAAGATGTTTTATCATCGGTAGCTGCCGGCGACCTTGATGTACGAATCGAAGCTGAAATTGAAGATGATTTAACCGGAGTTGAGGAAGCAATAAACATACTTATTGAAGACCTTACCTACGAGTTAAAACAAAGTAAAAAAATGCGCGAGGAGCTGGAAGAAAAGCTGTCGAAAATAGAGGAGCAGCAAAAAACCATTATACGCCAGCAAGACGATCTTTTGGAACTCTCGAGCCCGGTTACCAAAGTGTGGGATAATATTCTTATTCTACCTGTAATTGGCACCCTCGATAGCCAACGTGCACAAATAATGATGGAAAACCTGCTGCAAAAAATTGTTGACACCGGCTGCACCATGTCGATACTTGATATTACTGGTGTACCAACCGTTGATACCCAGGTGGCCAACCACCTATTAAAAACGGTAACATCTGCCCGTTTACTTGGAGCCGATTGTATTATCTCGGGAATTAGCCCGGCAATTGCACAAACAATTGTCCACCTGGGTATCGATCTCTCGGTAATTCGAACCAAAGCCACCCTGCAGGATGCGATGATTTACGCCATGCGAAAAAACAACCTTCTGGTTGATGGCAAAATTAAATCGGAAAATATATCTGAAACGGAAGAAAGCGAATAA
- a CDS encoding heme NO-binding domain-containing protein has product MKGLIFKEFLEMVEKEFGYETVDTIIEQSKVPRNGVYTNVGTYDAAEMVALVVALSKTKNIPVDKLLYAFGEYAFKVFVKGYPAFFEGKTNSFELLADVGNTIHVEVLKLYPDAELPTFQVEELSKEKMVMVYHSTRKLGDFAEGLIHGCAKHFGEKVTIEKENIEKDGSVVRFRMVK; this is encoded by the coding sequence ATGAAAGGATTAATCTTTAAAGAATTTCTTGAAATGGTTGAAAAGGAATTCGGTTACGAAACAGTTGATACCATTATTGAACAATCAAAGGTGCCGCGCAATGGTGTTTATACAAATGTTGGAACCTATGATGCTGCAGAGATGGTTGCCCTTGTTGTAGCATTGAGTAAAACAAAGAATATTCCTGTTGATAAATTATTGTATGCGTTTGGAGAGTATGCTTTTAAGGTTTTTGTAAAAGGATATCCTGCTTTTTTTGAAGGAAAAACCAATTCGTTTGAACTGCTGGCTGATGTGGGAAATACCATTCATGTTGAGGTATTAAAACTATACCCCGATGCAGAGTTACCTACTTTTCAAGTGGAGGAGTTAAGCAAAGAGAAGATGGTTATGGTATACCATTCTACCCGAAAACTTGGTGATTTTGCTGAAGGATTAATACACGGATGCGCAAAGCATTTTGGCGAAAAGGTAACCATAGAAAAGGAAAATATTGAAAAGGATGGATCGGTGGTTCGATTCAGAATGGTAAAATAA
- a CDS encoding PAS domain S-box protein: MSKENELIKRKLARERAAREEAEQLLEKKSLELYHSNEQLKDLNANLESLVEKRTRALHESELEYQTMVESINDMIFRLDMKGNIKFTNQIVDKIIGTKDEKLQGKNVMDFLAPAERKKTFIHFARKFLEKSCLNYYEISVKSKAGNRIWLRINLQFSSEKCKFCVIKQQALSKPNVELLSEKDCVFSKIIVVAHDITQQKLDQERLEKSEKRYRELTESLPEMICELDKNGFVTYANHFAVEKFGYTKREVLSNNFNILKIFPDEYRKKVRDNIRKIIKTSETSSNEYIVEKKNGERLSVIVYTSPIILQGEVIGIRGVMFDITLRKKQELEIEQNLKQQVLLSRISMSYNSLTDFKNKTNAALRLVGEHLNVSRVYIFEDSTDGNLTSNTYEWCNTGIEPQIDELQDIPYTAIPSWKKFLDEDGIIFSENISELPEDLIAILEPQGIKSILVLPLIGKENQLGFIGFDECEKNRMWRQSELELLRTISNLISHNFLRQRVQNELVKSEKENRIIINSIPDVIIHAKNTGEIKALKAAPGSNLSNLVKDNKSRSIQQAFNKKLSELFIESIAKCLVESESQVEFKNLNWDEVEYYEARLVKLNETEVLIIIRDVSIIKQNEKVLEQAKNKAEEASKMKSEFLANVSHEIRTPLNAILGFSQWLYDNTDVNLHKGYLSSIINSGRNLLNVINDILDLSRIESGKIDVEYNPMNYNEIISDVKLAFMSEVERKGLSFKLTTEESVPQYILMDELRFYQIIFNLVSNAVKFTEKGYVHVFAFATETEQDDEVDLVITVEDTGIGIKKDKQHLIFKSFSQQDGTSNRKYEGTGLGLAIVDGLLKRLNGTISLKSSEGKGTTISVTLHGVKVDKTVRDQKQERSEMPNLNAKLGPCTVMIVDDIDYNVDFLKALINSDEVTYVEASDGSEALAKLNTVQPDLIFMDIRMPGIDGFEVTRIIKEDKKLKEIPVIAFSGSTLKSRSDLIEMLFDDFLQKPVFKKELETLLLKFLPDKFMYVEDKRVKEEEFEEKLTKECLAKLPQTIEILEKDYLPLWENIKGSLVIYEIEEFKIRLSEMAFSNACPAIKRYCTELDVGLQSFDIELIDKKLAEFPMLIKQLKQIKG; encoded by the coding sequence ATGAGCAAGGAAAATGAACTCATAAAACGAAAACTGGCAAGAGAGCGTGCGGCCAGAGAAGAAGCAGAACAATTATTGGAAAAAAAGTCGCTGGAATTATACCATTCAAATGAACAGTTAAAAGACTTAAACGCCAATCTGGAATCGCTGGTTGAAAAAAGAACAAGGGCGCTTCATGAATCGGAGTTGGAATACCAAACCATGGTTGAGAGTATCAACGACATGATATTCCGGCTTGACATGAAAGGAAACATCAAGTTTACCAACCAGATTGTTGATAAAATTATTGGCACCAAAGATGAAAAGTTACAAGGAAAAAATGTAATGGATTTTCTTGCTCCTGCCGAACGAAAAAAGACATTTATACATTTTGCCCGCAAGTTTCTGGAGAAGAGTTGTTTGAATTATTACGAGATTTCGGTGAAATCAAAAGCTGGCAATCGGATTTGGTTGCGCATCAACCTGCAATTCTCGAGCGAAAAATGTAAGTTTTGTGTAATAAAACAACAAGCCCTTTCAAAACCAAACGTTGAATTGTTATCAGAGAAAGATTGTGTTTTTTCTAAAATAATTGTTGTGGCCCACGATATTACACAACAAAAACTTGATCAGGAGCGACTGGAAAAGAGTGAAAAACGTTACCGGGAACTTACCGAGTCGCTGCCGGAAATGATTTGCGAATTGGATAAAAATGGATTTGTAACCTACGCCAATCATTTTGCGGTTGAAAAGTTTGGTTATACCAAGCGGGAAGTGCTAAGCAACAATTTTAATATTCTAAAAATATTTCCGGATGAGTACCGCAAAAAAGTGCGCGATAATATCAGGAAAATTATTAAAACTTCAGAAACTTCATCAAACGAATATATTGTTGAAAAGAAAAACGGAGAACGTTTATCGGTAATAGTTTATACCAGCCCGATTATTTTACAGGGAGAGGTTATTGGTATACGAGGAGTAATGTTTGATATTACTTTACGAAAAAAACAGGAGCTTGAAATCGAACAAAACCTGAAACAACAGGTTTTACTCTCCAGAATATCAATGAGTTATAACTCGCTAACTGATTTTAAGAATAAAACCAATGCAGCGCTGCGTTTGGTAGGAGAGCATTTAAACGTGAGCCGTGTTTATATTTTTGAAGACAGTACTGATGGTAATCTTACCAGCAATACTTACGAGTGGTGCAACACGGGAATAGAGCCGCAAATCGATGAGCTTCAGGATATTCCTTATACTGCCATTCCATCGTGGAAAAAATTTCTTGATGAAGACGGAATAATATTCTCTGAAAACATCTCGGAATTACCCGAAGACCTGATTGCTATTTTAGAGCCACAGGGAATTAAATCTATATTGGTGTTGCCTTTAATCGGGAAAGAAAATCAACTTGGGTTTATTGGTTTTGATGAATGCGAGAAAAACAGGATGTGGCGTCAATCGGAATTAGAATTACTGCGTACCATCTCAAACTTGATTTCGCACAATTTTCTGCGTCAACGTGTTCAAAACGAACTTGTTAAAAGCGAGAAGGAGAACCGGATTATTATCAATTCGATTCCCGACGTAATTATTCATGCCAAAAATACTGGCGAGATAAAGGCCTTAAAAGCAGCTCCAGGGTCTAATCTGTCAAACCTGGTTAAAGACAATAAAAGCAGATCAATTCAGCAGGCATTTAACAAAAAACTTTCTGAACTATTTATTGAATCGATTGCCAAATGCCTGGTGGAGAGCGAATCACAAGTGGAGTTTAAAAACCTGAATTGGGATGAAGTAGAGTATTATGAAGCTCGCCTGGTGAAGTTGAATGAGACAGAGGTATTGATAATCATCAGGGATGTCAGCATTATAAAACAGAACGAAAAGGTGTTGGAACAGGCAAAAAACAAGGCCGAAGAAGCTTCGAAAATGAAATCGGAATTTCTGGCCAATGTCTCACACGAAATTCGTACCCCGTTAAATGCCATACTCGGATTCAGCCAGTGGTTATACGATAATACCGACGTAAACCTGCACAAGGGATACCTGTCTTCCATAATTAACAGCGGTAGAAATTTATTGAATGTTATAAACGATATTCTCGATCTTTCGAGAATCGAATCCGGAAAAATTGATGTGGAATATAATCCGATGAACTATAATGAAATTATATCGGATGTGAAGTTGGCTTTTATGAGTGAGGTTGAGCGAAAAGGTTTAAGTTTTAAACTTACAACTGAAGAGTCGGTGCCACAATATATTTTAATGGATGAGTTGCGGTTTTACCAGATAATTTTTAATCTGGTTAGTAATGCCGTAAAATTTACTGAAAAAGGGTATGTGCATGTATTTGCTTTTGCCACCGAAACCGAACAAGATGATGAAGTGGATTTGGTTATAACCGTTGAGGATACCGGAATAGGAATTAAAAAAGATAAACAACATTTAATTTTTAAATCGTTTTCGCAACAGGATGGAACAAGCAACCGAAAATATGAAGGTACAGGATTGGGATTGGCTATTGTTGATGGATTACTAAAAAGGTTGAATGGAACAATATCGTTAAAAAGTAGCGAAGGAAAGGGAACTACAATTTCGGTTACTTTGCATGGGGTAAAGGTTGATAAAACGGTAAGAGACCAAAAACAAGAGCGTAGCGAAATGCCCAATTTGAATGCCAAACTGGGGCCGTGTACGGTTATGATTGTTGATGATATTGACTATAACGTTGATTTTTTAAAAGCATTAATAAATTCGGATGAAGTAACTTATGTTGAAGCCTCGGATGGATCGGAAGCATTGGCAAAACTTAATACCGTTCAACCCGATCTGATATTTATGGATATTCGTATGCCGGGGATTGATGGATTTGAAGTTACCCGGATTATTAAAGAAGATAAAAAACTCAAAGAAATACCCGTAATTGCTTTTTCTGGATCTACCTTAAAATCGCGTAGTGATTTAATTGAGATGCTTTTTGATGATTTTCTGCAAAAACCAGTATTTAAGAAAGAGTTGGAGACACTTCTTCTCAAGTTTCTGCCCGATAAATTTATGTATGTTGAAGATAAACGTGTTAAGGAGGAAGAGTTTGAAGAGAAACTTACAAAAGAATGCCTGGCGAAATTGCCACAAACAATTGAAATTCTTGAAAAAGATTACTTACCCCTTTGGGAGAATATAAAAGGAAGCCTGGTGATTTATGAAATAGAGGAATTCAAAATACGTCTGTCGGAGATGGCATTTTCCAACGCCTGTCCGGCAATTAAGCGCTATTGTACCGAACTTGATGTTGGCTTGCAGTCGTTTGATATTGAATTGATTGACAAGAAGTTGGCGGAGTTTCCGATGCTTATTAAGCAGCTGAAACAAATAAAAGGCTAA
- a CDS encoding anti-sigma regulatory factor, which yields MNEITFDNNWEQLGTYPIITEHDIVKVRQLVRHHAKDFRMGIVEQTRITTAVSELFRNMYNYAGGGKVLIERGDVEGKNALIVTCIDEGPGIEDIDLAMSDGYTSGQGMGYGLPGTKRLVDRFEIKSEKDKGTVVRVMKWR from the coding sequence ATGAACGAAATTACTTTCGATAACAATTGGGAACAACTCGGCACATATCCTATTATTACTGAACACGACATTGTAAAAGTAAGGCAGTTGGTTCGGCATCATGCCAAAGATTTCCGTATGGGAATTGTTGAACAGACACGAATTACAACTGCCGTTTCAGAGCTTTTTAGAAACATGTATAACTACGCAGGAGGTGGTAAAGTGCTTATAGAACGTGGCGATGTTGAAGGGAAAAATGCCTTAATTGTAACCTGCATTGACGAAGGGCCGGGAATTGAAGACATCGACCTTGCAATGAGCGATGGATATACATCAGGACAAGGTATGGGGTATGGACTACCCGGCACTAAACGCCTGGTTGATCGTTTTGAAATAAAATCGGAGAAAGATAAAGGAACTGTTGTTCGGGTAATGAAATGGAGATAA
- a CDS encoding STAS domain-containing protein, whose amino-acid sequence MNLDLHEKRIPIIKIRDFLIVSIQVDMHDKLAIQLQSQILEEIERTGAKGVLIDISVLEMVDSFIGRMLSGMASMAAIMDAAVVIVGMQPAVAITLVELGLEMPGVDTALNMEKGIEMLEQRLANSEFL is encoded by the coding sequence ATGAACTTAGATTTACACGAAAAAAGAATACCCATCATAAAGATTCGTGATTTCCTTATCGTTTCTATTCAGGTTGACATGCACGACAAGCTTGCCATTCAGCTACAATCGCAAATACTCGAAGAAATTGAAAGAACGGGAGCAAAAGGAGTATTGATAGATATTTCGGTACTCGAAATGGTCGATTCTTTTATTGGGCGGATGTTGTCGGGTATGGCTTCGATGGCAGCAATTATGGATGCTGCAGTGGTTATTGTTGGCATGCAACCGGCTGTTGCAATTACCTTGGTAGAATTGGGATTGGAAATGCCGGGAGTTGACACGGCACTAAACATGGAAAAAGGGATAGAAATGCTGGAACAACGACTGGCAAATTCAGAATTTTTGTAG
- a CDS encoding ATP-binding protein translates to MTTLPFLSSATTHSVGTILVQFESDVVRARNLASLLAQESKFDKTTCIRIGTAASELSRNIIEHAGNGSIDFMLAERENKSPGIVIIFKDKGSGIKDLDLIQAGNFQSKNGMGVGLSGSQRLMDDFDIKTSEKNGTQITIAKWLPRFSKQLDHKRILEIKTAFEKTIERGDSSMVDTINSQNNELVFLLRKLQERNEEIETMNQELEETNKGVVALNRELEDKAVDIEKAKQEAIQANKAKSEFLANMSHEIRTPMNAILGFAEILETKINDESLKQYASAISSSGSALLSIINDILDLSKIEAGKTELHFLPVNLPNLLKEVGQIFQHKADEKQIQLIVDIEKNVPTCIVIDDVRLRQVLINLVGNAIKFTETGFVKLKVIFENAANSDQKFNLHFMIQDTGIGIDKDQQELIFGAFEQQKNQSINKYGGTGLGLTITKRLVDMMNGSIWVESEKNSGSIFHVILNQVEVGAANDLTTQDETDFEGEIIFEPASILIVDDISTNRKLVKTFLKDFDFTLNSARNGEEAINAAREIKPDLILMDIKMPIMDGFTATEILKNDENCRHIPIIAFTASALKEEIEKIRNSNFDGYLSKPISKKSMIAELAKVLKHAKKEHDNTDASEELTLKDTGNRQQSCSPEFLEELNKKLYPQWDSLKNTFILGEINDFASSCLHIGNSYNAKQLLDWGNDIQKQVVNLDMENLPVTIKKFETIWQNYNTCEE, encoded by the coding sequence ATGACGACGCTACCATTCTTATCATCCGCTACAACCCATAGTGTTGGCACCATACTGGTGCAGTTCGAGTCGGATGTGGTTCGGGCTCGAAATCTGGCATCGCTACTGGCACAGGAAAGTAAGTTTGATAAAACTACCTGTATTCGTATTGGCACAGCCGCCTCAGAGCTAAGCCGAAATATTATTGAACATGCCGGAAATGGTTCAATTGATTTTATGTTGGCCGAACGCGAAAATAAAAGTCCGGGTATTGTTATAATTTTCAAAGACAAAGGCTCTGGAATAAAAGACCTGGATTTGATACAGGCCGGCAACTTCCAATCAAAAAACGGCATGGGCGTAGGGCTTAGTGGGTCGCAACGCCTAATGGATGACTTTGATATAAAAACCAGCGAAAAAAACGGCACACAAATAACCATCGCCAAATGGCTTCCCCGCTTTTCAAAACAGCTCGATCATAAACGAATTCTTGAAATAAAAACTGCCTTTGAGAAAACCATCGAACGGGGCGACTCGAGTATGGTTGATACCATTAACTCGCAGAATAACGAACTGGTATTTTTGTTGCGCAAACTGCAAGAGCGTAACGAAGAAATAGAAACCATGAACCAGGAGTTGGAAGAAACAAACAAAGGCGTTGTGGCGCTAAACCGCGAACTTGAAGATAAAGCAGTTGATATTGAAAAAGCAAAGCAGGAAGCGATTCAGGCCAATAAAGCAAAAAGTGAATTTTTGGCCAACATGAGCCACGAAATCAGAACACCCATGAATGCCATACTTGGCTTTGCAGAAATTCTTGAAACAAAAATTAACGACGAGTCGCTAAAACAATATGCTTCGGCTATTTCTTCCAGCGGATCGGCACTTCTGAGTATTATTAATGATATTCTTGACCTCTCGAAAATTGAGGCTGGAAAAACAGAATTACATTTTCTTCCTGTAAATCTGCCAAACCTATTAAAAGAAGTCGGGCAAATATTTCAACATAAAGCCGATGAAAAGCAAATTCAACTAATTGTTGATATTGAAAAAAACGTTCCTACCTGTATCGTAATCGACGATGTTCGTTTGCGCCAGGTACTTATTAACCTGGTTGGAAATGCCATAAAATTTACCGAAACTGGTTTTGTAAAACTCAAGGTTATTTTTGAAAACGCTGCGAATAGCGACCAAAAGTTCAACCTGCATTTTATGATACAGGATACAGGAATTGGAATTGACAAAGACCAGCAAGAGCTAATTTTTGGAGCTTTTGAGCAGCAAAAAAACCAAAGTATTAATAAATATGGAGGTACCGGCTTAGGTTTAACCATTACTAAAAGGCTGGTAGATATGATGAATGGATCGATTTGGGTAGAAAGTGAAAAAAACTCGGGAAGTATTTTTCATGTTATCTTAAACCAGGTTGAAGTTGGAGCAGCCAACGATTTAACAACACAAGACGAAACCGATTTTGAAGGAGAAATTATTTTCGAACCTGCATCGATATTAATTGTGGATGATATTTCTACCAACCGAAAACTGGTAAAAACCTTTCTGAAAGATTTTGATTTCACCCTTAATAGTGCCCGCAATGGAGAAGAAGCAATAAATGCTGCCCGCGAAATAAAACCTGATTTAATACTTATGGACATAAAAATGCCCATAATGGATGGATTTACAGCTACCGAAATTTTAAAGAATGATGAAAATTGCAGGCACATTCCAATTATTGCATTTACGGCATCGGCATTAAAAGAAGAGATTGAGAAAATACGTAATTCGAACTTTGATGGTTATTTGTCGAAACCAATATCTAAAAAGAGCATGATAGCTGAACTGGCTAAAGTTTTAAAACATGCCAAAAAGGAACATGACAACACTGATGCCTCAGAAGAGTTAACATTAAAAGATACAGGTAACAGGCAACAAAGTTGTTCTCCGGAATTCTTGGAAGAATTAAACAAAAAGCTCTATCCTCAGTGGGATTCGTTAAAAAACACATTTATTTTAGGAGAGATAAATGACTTTGCATCAAGTTGTTTGCATATTGGAAACAGCTACAATGCCAAACAATTGCTTGATTGGGGGAATGATATTCAGAAACAAGTTGTAAATTTAGACATGGAAAATCTGCCAGTTACAATAAAAAAGTTTGAGACCATTTGGCAGAATTATAACACTTGTGAAGAATAA
- a CDS encoding hybrid sensor histidine kinase/response regulator, with protein MQQKKPVILIVDDVPKNIQVLGTLLAKFKCELAVAMNGQQALDTVEKVKPDLILLDVMMPIMDGHETCRQLKSNEATKDIPVIFLSAKTETEDIVEGFKLGAVDYVTKPFIGKELVARVKTHLTLRQTQQTLSEEVHSKNKFFSIMSHDLRGAFGIITNFVQLIQEGGEFLTPDETNELLKDIETTSKNTLELLENLLKWARSQTGAIKFSPENLKVNCVFDEIIRNHQNIAQAKNISIKVVNKSEQMVYGDRNMILLIIRNLVSNAIKFTAKGGEISLNVANQGDFMKVSVTDTGVGIAPNKINDLFSIEAKTTSTGTANEQGHGLGLVLCKEFVKINGGEIGINSAPGKGTEVWFTLPEGKKEQE; from the coding sequence ATGCAACAAAAAAAACCTGTAATTCTTATTGTTGATGATGTTCCTAAAAACATTCAGGTACTTGGTACCTTATTAGCCAAATTTAAATGCGAACTGGCGGTTGCCATGAACGGACAACAAGCACTTGATACCGTTGAAAAAGTTAAACCCGATCTGATTTTACTGGATGTAATGATGCCAATAATGGATGGACATGAAACTTGTCGGCAGTTAAAAAGCAATGAAGCAACCAAAGACATTCCGGTTATATTTTTATCGGCAAAAACCGAAACCGAAGATATTGTTGAAGGTTTTAAACTGGGTGCTGTTGATTATGTAACCAAACCATTTATTGGCAAAGAACTGGTTGCCCGCGTAAAAACACACCTTACCCTGAGGCAAACCCAGCAAACACTTAGCGAGGAGGTACATTCGAAAAATAAATTCTTTTCAATAATGTCGCACGACCTTCGCGGAGCTTTTGGCATAATAACCAACTTCGTTCAATTGATTCAGGAAGGAGGAGAATTTCTTACACCGGATGAAACCAACGAGTTGTTAAAAGATATTGAAACCACATCAAAAAACACGCTCGAGTTGCTCGAAAATCTATTAAAGTGGGCTCGTTCGCAAACGGGTGCCATTAAGTTTTCGCCTGAGAATTTAAAAGTTAACTGTGTGTTTGATGAAATTATTCGTAATCACCAAAATATTGCACAGGCCAAAAACATAAGCATTAAAGTGGTTAACAAATCAGAACAAATGGTTTATGGCGACCGGAACATGATTCTTCTGATTATCCGCAACCTGGTATCGAACGCAATTAAGTTTACAGCAAAAGGAGGAGAAATATCCTTGAATGTTGCAAACCAGGGCGATTTTATGAAAGTGAGTGTTACCGACACCGGGGTTGGTATTGCTCCGAATAAAATAAACGATCTTTTTTCTATTGAAGCCAAAACAACCTCTACCGGAACAGCGAACGAACAAGGCCACGGATTGGGTCTGGTTCTCTGTAAGGAATTTGTGAAAATTAACGGCGGCGAAATTGGTATTAACAGTGCACCGGGCAAAGGAACAGAAGTGTGGTTTACCTTACCTGAAGGTAAAAAAGAACAAGAATAA